In one Cercospora beticola chromosome 1, complete sequence genomic region, the following are encoded:
- a CDS encoding uncharacterized protein (BUSCO:EOG09260XQV), whose product MAPAAKRQRLSDGSAAAVETDNASTVATPRAQTNEDQKQAAAKRCSLFVRSLPADITTEQLTELFSDAFPVKHATAVIDPETKQCKGYGFVTFADADDAAQARAQFNGHDFHGKKLRIEIAEPRRRDGRDGENAASVGRQQAELERQHQPSKLIVRNLPWSIKGPKQLEKLFQSYGKVKKAYVPQKGPGLMAGYGFVIMRGRKNAEKAIEGVNGKEVNGRTVAVDWAVEKEVFTEQTDTEGVVEDNADDQDAEAVDEDLMQDDADDVEHTGSEDEDDDHESEDGTSEDECTDADADELNQDDDRQDRAEDRSSTLFIRNLPFTCSDEDLEDHFQQFGSTRYARVVMDHETGRSKGTGFVCFYEKADADACLRSAPFKPTAVSEETKKGGKNVQNAQSVLQNEMADPTGQYTLEGRVLQVTRAVGKSDAARLTEEGTNHRNKRDRDKRRLYLLGEGTIATNSKLWQQLPPSEQAMREASAKQRKQLIENNPSLHLSLTRLSVRNIPRSVTSKDLKDLARQAVVGFATDVKEGRRDRLSKEELLRGGEEMQAAEAARKKAGKGIVKQAKVVFESAGGSKINEESGAGRSRGYGFIEYYTHRNALMGLRWLNGHAVDYQVNQGKGKLSREEVQDRKKRLIVEFAIENAQVVMRRNEKEQKARARTQPGNGKPEDQDSAVNSASKPRSRGDKPGQRKRKRTSDDTSDAVEPSKSTTDKQKKTVDEKIAKRNQIIGRKRAIRARRKVGK is encoded by the coding sequence ATGGCGCCCGCCGCAAAGCGCCAGCGGCTCTCCGATGGCAGTGCCGCAGCAGTGGAGACTGACAATGCGTCCACGGTGGCCACGCCTCGTGCACAGACGAATGAAGACCAAAAGCAGGCCGCGGCCAAACGATGCTCACTCTTCGTGCGCTCCCTACCCGCCGACATCACCACCGAGCAGTTGACTGAACTGTTCTCCGATGCCTTCCCGGTCAAGCACGCCACCGCCGTCATCGATCCCGAGACCAAGCAATGCAAGGGCTATGGCTTCGTGACCTTTGCCGATGCTGACGATGCGGCACAAGCCCGCGCACAATTCAATGGCCACGATTTTCACGGAAAGAAGCTGCGTATCGAGATTGCAGAGCCCCGACGTCGGGatggcagagatggcgagAACGCGGCTTCCGTGGGTCGCCAACAAGCAGAACTGGAGAGGCAGCACCAGCCGTCCAAGTTGATCGTACGCAATCTACCGTGGTCGATCAAAGGCCCGAAGCAGCTCGAAAAGTTGTTTCAAAGCTACGGCAAGGTCAAGAAGGCATATGTGCCTCAGAAGGGTCCGGGTCTCATGGCTGGCTATGGCTTCGTTATCATGCGTGGGCGGAAGAACGCCGAAAAGGCGATTGAAGGTGTTAATGGGAAAGAGGTGAATGGGAGGACAGTGGCCGTGGACTGGGCCGTCGAGAAAGAGGTTTTTACAGAGCAGACGGACACCGAAGGTGTAGTCGAGGACAATGCAGATGATCAAGATGCGGAAGCGGTCGACGAAGATCTAATGCAGGACGATGCAGACGACGTGGAGCATACCGGcagtgaggacgaggacgacgatcaTGAAAGTGAAGACGGGACGAGCGAGGACGAATGTACGGACGCCGATGCAGACGAGCTGAACCAGGACGATGACAGGCAGGATCGTGCTGAAGACAGGTCGAGTACTCTGTTCATTCGCAATCTGCCTTTCACATGCAGCGATGAGGATTTGGAGGACCATTTCCAGCAATTCGGCAGCACGCGTTACGCTCGAGTCGTAATGGACCACGAGACTGGGCGCTCCAAAGGAACTGGTTTTGTATGTTTCTACGAAAAGGCCGATGCAGACGCATGCCTCCGGTCGGCACCCTTCAAACCAACTGCCGTGAGCGAAGAAACCAAAAAAGGTGGCAAAAACGTGCAGAATGCGCAGTCGGTGTTGCAGAACGAGATGGCCGATCCCACTGGACAGTATACTCTGGAAGGTCGCGTACTGCAGGTCACCCGGGCTGTTGGCAAGTCCGATGCAGCTCGATTGACGGAAGAAGGCACCAATCATCGAAACAAACGCGATCGTGATAAGCGCCGTCTGTATCTATTGGGGGAGGGCACCATCGCAACCAACTCCAAGCTATGGCAACAACTGCCGCCATCGGAGCAGGCAATGCGTGAAGCCAGTGCCAAACAACGAAAGCAGCTCATCGAGAACAATCCTTCTCTACATCTTAGTTTGACTCGGCTTTCTGTACGCAACATTCCTCGCAGTGTCACTAGCAAGGATCTGAAAGACCTTGCACGACAAGCTGTCGTCGGGTTTGCTACAGACGTCAAGGAGGGTCGTAGGGATCGACTGTCCAAAGAGGAGTTGCTGCGTGGGGGTGAAGAAATGCAAGCTGCAGAGGCTGCTCGAAAAAAGGCCGGCAAGGGTATCGTGAAACAAGCCAAAGTCGTGTTCGAAAGCGCTGGTGGGAGCAAGATCAATGAGGAGAGTGGAGCAGGGCGTAGTCGAGGTTATGGTTTCATTGAGTACTACACACACCGAAATGCCCTGATGGGTCTTCGTTGGCTCAACGGACATGCTGTGGATTACCAGGTCAACCAGGGCAAAGGAAAGCTGAGCCGGGAGGAAGTTCAAGATCGCAAGAAAAGACTGATCGTGGAGTTCGCCATCGAGAACGCCCAAGTTGTGATGCGCAGGAACGAGAAGGAGCAAAAGGCTAGAGCGCGCACTCAACCGGGCAACGGCAAACCGGAAGACCAGGATTCGGCAGTCAACAGTGCTTCGAAACCCAGATCGCGAGGTGACAAACCTGGTCAGCGGAAGCGCAAGAGGACTTCCGACGACACATCCGATGCTGTGGAACCTTCGAAATCCACCACagacaagcagaagaagaccgtTGACGAGAAAATTGCGAAGCGCAACCAGATCATTGGAAGGAAACGAGCGATCCGTGCGCGCAGGAAGGTCGGCAAATGA